In Xiphophorus hellerii strain 12219 chromosome 8, Xiphophorus_hellerii-4.1, whole genome shotgun sequence, the genomic window AGGCTGTGCAAAGTATTGATCGTTACAccagagatttttttaaaagcaattcaTTCTTGAAATACATCTTTTTTCCTACTCAGTAAATGTACTTGAATtgaaagttcagatttttttttaatattcatcaTATTGTAATAAAATAGGATTTTAAGATCTTTTGCAAGAAGTGGCAATTAAAGTGACTTTTGAAAGCAAAATAGTTGGTCTGTGTGGATTTAAACTGAGACAGTGCAAGCCAGTGCTCTTCAGTAGAACACAGACATGGCGCCTTTCATTTCACCCTCTGAAGAAAATACACCTATACCACTGATAAAactatttacaaacaaaaaaaatatctgcattGTACATGCTAATACCAACAGTATACTGAATACAAAAGTACGCAAACTTTTGAAGAATTGACCATGTCATTCCATAGCTCAAACCAGATTTACTTTTCACAACAGAATGTTAAAGTAAACTTAACAGAAATGACTTCACATTCATTTTTAGGTGATTTACATTCAAAATTGTCCAGGAttatccatttattttcagaatggcttgttaaaaatgtttatgtaagaCGGTGTTAAGCATTCCCCCTACGCATGCAGGAAGCAGGTTTTGATTACTGAATTTAAACTGTTGCTTAAAAAGATTATTCAGAGAATTTTTCCAACCGGTTTAACAAGCTGTGCTTTAAAAGTTATCATAAAATATGCATAGTTACACGTCATTATAATGACAACAAGCTCAAACAGAAACTCTTATACCATTCAACACTTGTTTTTTGAAGTGAAAATTCAGATGGAATCATTACATATTAACCCATAAATGCAAGACTTTCAAGACGTCGTTGTATGGCACAGTTGACCATATTATGTTGATATTCACATTACTgaatagatttctttttaaaaatgggtaAATCTTGAAGCAGTACATTGTTCATACATGTTCATTTGATCGTAACTTGTTTGCCTGAAATCCTTCACCTAGTAAATTTCAATGGGAACTTTTGTAGCAAAAGCTGATGTTCACAATGTTTTGCTAACCTCTGCCCAGTCAGACGCTCATGGTCCATTTAATTAAAGTGAAGCCCTCTGAGaaaactcaatgtttttaaCAAACTCTTCTCTGATATTCATCTCTCTTTTATTCCTATATCTGTTTGTGGGCCTAGCCATTAAGCCTCTGCGTAACCACTTCTCTGTACATGATAGAGATGTACACAAACAGGAGGAGGATCACAAAGAAGTCGTCCATGAAGCCCAGAAGGCCGAAAAGAGCTTCCGGGAGAACGTCGAGTGGCGAGGCCAGGTAGGTGATGGCACCGACGAGACAGAGAAGAATTCGAATCCGGAACATCCAGAAGAGTCCGCCCACAGAAAACATCTCCCTGAAGGCATGACGGAGCAGGGTGGGGACGTCCCGCAGCCTGTCCATAAGCTGACAGGAGGAAAACAGACAAGATACAATATTATGAAAAGGCGTCTTGTAAACTCAGGCCACATTCACCGGCATCCACTGCAGCtatgagtaaaacaaaaacagctctaaaagtagaaaatatgCATTTCCTGCAAAAATGAAGTGTGAATGATGTAAACTGAATGTCACTgctgaaaacatcaaaactacTTGAAGTCAAATGCAGTTGCTGAAAtaagcagaagcagcagaacaaaGTAAAACAGTCCGAAAATCTTACACAGCAAAACTGCCTGCCTAAAATGGATAACAACTTTTAAGTCGATGCTAAAACCTCGgataatcagtttaaaaaaatgttgcagaacATGCTGCTCACTGACCTAACGTGTAAGATcatagctaacattagctaaaaAGTTGATGTTAGAATAAATGCAAGTATTATACTGGCTAACACCAACATGCCAACTGACATTAACTAAGCCTTTATAAAGTTCTAAAAGTTGTATCTTAAAGTTGTCTATTATAGTGTTGGGTTTGTCTTCttaatgaagaataaaataaatacatacagtcAAAGTAAAaggtgaatttttttaaataaaaatttcaattGAAATTATGCTACTCCAAAAAAGAATAGATTTCCTTAAGGTTACACAACTGAATATGACAGACACTGTATGCTACTCTAAATTCCAGGGCTATGTACTGTATACATTAGTATAttctttacatgtttttcttcatacgggaaatacaaataaaatattttgaggaAAGGCAATATGAGAATGATATTTCAATACTTCAATTgtgatataatttaaaaaatctttaaagatcTCCAATGCAACctgtataagaaaaaaaagactcacAGATCTTGGCTGACCAGAAAATCTTCGGTTGTAATCGTTGATGTCTCGTAATATAAGCTGAGGTTCGGCCTCGCCATCCTGAACCCTCTGAGGAGCAGCGTGCTCATGAAATAATGGGAACAGAAGCGTTAcctagaaaaacacaaacaaaatacatgTCTAAGACAAACAACATAATCCAAAAACACAATCTCACGAAACATTTCTAAGAATCactgaaattaaacaaactgtTGATCAAGTGTAACAGATCTTTTATAATtagtagtttatttttacaatggTATTCAAGCTTTTCAGACAAACTCAAAAGAATTGTGCAGATCAGGCAAAGCTTAGTCTTCATAAGAAGCAACCACTGCACCTCTTTAAATTATAAAACCCACAAGATTTGCTTTTCCCCACAAACTTTAAAGGCATTAAAACATAACAATGGCATGATTGGTAATCATATGGCATTGCATCAATCACCATTTGTCTGCAGATTGGGCAGTTGATCACACCCAGCCAGGTGCCGTACCTCCAATAAGCTATAAGGCAGGAGCctatgcaaaaaaacaacacataaaacAGCAATATTGAGAACACCAATGTTGTATaaatgtgaaggaaaaaaaattgacattaATGATTGTACCAATTCATCGtttcttctgtttcttattATACTAACCATGCCAGAAACACATGAATTTGTAAAACAGTCCACATAATTACCACAGAAAAGGTGTCCACAGTTGGTCTCCACAGGCAGCACAGCCTGTTGTAAACACACAGGGCAAGACATGTCTGTGTAATACTGCTGTCTAGCCTCTGCCTGCGGATTTTCATCCTGAGGAGAAGAAAAGTAGAAATGACTCAGTCATTTGTACTTTATACAAATATATAGATGTAATTGAAATGATAGTAATCATGGCATTTCAACAAAGCTATACCtaaaaattattagtttttttccctcaccCAAATAAGATTTAAATAGAGCTAATCTTCCCTGGCAAAATCAtcaagaataaatacaaaaactaaatttatgtaaaaaaaaaaaaaaaagagcaaaaacatggGAAGCACTTTTATTGCACAACATATTCAAATCAAAAGTTTAGTTTTATGACATGTTAAAATTATTGGAAAGAAATCAAACTGATTTCAAAGTagtctttttcctttttcatatTTCCTATATTTCCAGTTGCAAATGTTTAGTTAGAAACATTTAAGGCTCGTATTCCTCCTTACCTGCTCAGTTTGAAGCTGCTGTCGGACAGCTCGAACGTGCTCCTGATTTTCAGGATGGATATTCTGCTCTTCCTGTCTGTAAAGGACAAAAGGAAGTTTTTAGTAACACAGGTTTCAAACAAGATCACAGGAAGATTAAAGATGACTTCTCTGACTGCATGAGGAGACTGCAACTGGGATTGTTTTGACAACTGGTTTGTAACATATACGCATGTGTTGGTTTCACAGAAGTCTATGAAGTATAAATCAGTAAGAAAGAAATACCTAGCtggatttttatattaaaaattatacttCTGTGACCACTTATTGTGcacttgttattttttttaacaattttctcaaaacaatttaaatgaaccAGCCTGACTTAGTGGTTTACCTGCAGAGCAAAGTAAAGATGCCTGCAAGGAAGGTGAAACTGACAACCACTACAAACAAAACCTGGTTGCTAACACCCTCAATGATGGTGTCCTCATCTTGGATCAGGTAGTCCAAGTCCCCACCTTGACCATCCTCCATTATCCACACTCATAGCCTGCAACAATGAACACGAGAGGAAAGTGTAGGTTACCGTCTTCACGGTTTTCTTTTGACACTTTTATTTAGATCAAGGAATCATATCACATTTGTAACAagcagaaaaattacattttcagaacaaTTAGAATGTAAGATGCAGAAAGCAAAAGTTAagtatgaaaatacaaaaggAAATGTAGGTGAGTGGTCCcccagcagctgctggatttAACTAAGGGCGGGGCCCCAAATTAAGTTGCGCTCATGGCTTCATAAAACATTTAGCCACCTCTgtataaaactttacattttaatgaattcTTGTTGCAAtgcatacattttattaaaaaaaaaattgaaaggaCGAACTGGAAGGGTTGCTTACATTATAAGCAGAGTTAACCCTAAAGGTATTGTCGCAATATAACGACAATACTTTttagcaggggtgtcaaactccagtctgtcctgcagtttttagatgtgccacaggtacaaaacacttgaatgaaatggcttaattacctcctccttgtgtagataagttctccagaaccttaatgacctaattattctattcaggtgtggtgcagcagaggcacatctgaaagttgcaggacagcggcccttgaggactggagtttgacatctgtgtttTAGTGTAATTCCAGGAACGAACAACACTTTAATCGCATACTGAGTTTCATGTCAAAACAAAATGGGGGCTAGATTGTTAAGAAGTATTTTAGTGGTTGCGTCATTGACAGGCTCACTGAACACCAAGGCCGAAATTATATTTTTCGAAACTAAAATAAGTGTACTGGGGTTGGCTCGTTAGCAAAAAGCCATGTAACGCTTGAGAGTAGTAAAGATGCTTGTTGAGCCTTGAACGTTTCGTTTTCATAAGCTCAGGAGTTTATACGCCAAGGAATGAGACAATtaggttgttattttttaaactatctAAGCATTTCTACACAGTAGCTGTGAAAGAGTCAAATAACTACAAAGTTTTACTTAAGCAACATAACTCAAAacgttaaaatataaattacaagCTGAACTTACACCGAGACGGTACTTACCAATAAGAAGCCTACTTTTACCCGAATATCTCTCTGCAACCGTAACCTGTCAAGTCCATTCACCCTGTCCAGgcattttattatgtattttagtAAGTTAGCCAAGTGACCATATCACATATCTTTGCATGGACAGCTGATAGCAGCTCACTCTGCTTCCTCATTCTCTTTGTTAGATTCTTATTATTGGAATGTATTACCGCCGCCTAGTGTGCTGGAGTGACACACCGAAGGAATGTCAGTgcaatcttcttcttcttcttttctattatggcggatcgcAAGCTCAGTGCAATCTTAATCCTGCCTTATAAATATATACTTAATAacatgataattttttttatggagTTATTATTACCCAGTTAaacataacattaaaataatcattcttTTTCAAAGAATGATTATTCACAATTTAAGCACTAGGTGGCAATAGCGGTGCATACAGCGTGGTATCCTCGAACGAAGAAGTAGTCACACAAATACAGCGGTGTCCAAACTGTAGTAAGCTATCGTGGATTATAAGAAAAGGTGAACTTCTCTTGAGCGGACTTCTCCAGAGGTAGAAAATGCCTCGTTATGCACAGTTAGTTATGGGCCCAGCTGGAAGCGGCAAGGTAACTTTCCTGGTCTGTAGTGAGAGGTTGTGCTATGTTGTTCGGCTAACATGCTGTGATGCGGCGTGAGGCTTTCCTGTCTTctacacaaaagtaaaatgtgctAGTCTTTGtaatacagttttgttttttttaattattattattatttcagagtACCTACTGCTCCACCATGGTTCAGCACGCAGAGTCGTTAAACCGCTCAGTTCACGTGGTGAACCTGGACCCTGCTGCAGAGTATTTTAATTACCCTGTTATGGCAGGTAAGTTTTACTTTGGATGGATGTCTAACAGGAATACACATTACCAAGgaaatatgaatgaaattaaaCTAGGAAAATGTTAGTGCCATAATATATTTAACACACCTCGTTGTAAGCtatgttctgtttctgttttctcagaCATCCGTGAACTCATTCAGGTGGATGACGTAATGGAGGATAACTCTCTGAGATTTGGCCCTAATGGAGGCCTGGTCTTCTGTATGGAGTACTTTGCCAACAACTTTGACTGGCTGGAGGAAAGCCTGGGCCACGTAGAAGATGACTACATATTGTTTGATTGCCCAGGTAAATGTTCTGCGTTGGATTCAAGTTTTAATGAATGTGGAGACTTTATTAGGTtagagtttatttaaataactaatttaatttcaaagcacagtgtttttaaaatcaatgttcaTGTGAAATgggaagaaaagatggaaactGACAAGGAAAGCAGCGACACTGAACTAGCTGCTTGAATTTCTTGCAAGTACTTTTTATGTTGTAGGAGTaacaataatgttttatattctCTATATATCAGCAATAGAGCTGCAAGACTCAATCCTTTTCTTCCAAAGAAACTATTAAAGTCTCTCTTAAATCTGCCCAAAACCTGTAGGAGAATATGTTATGTTCTGATCAGACCTAGCTTGAACcattaagccatttcaaaaGTACGCTTAGAACAAAAGTacaataaaacatggtggtggaaactgtttttctgaaattttagatttatttctgtttcattagAATTTTTACAGGATATGTGTAAGTTGGAAAACGTTTACCAGCTATTGAACGTGGTCACGTATATATACTGAAAATATGCCATTTTAATAAGAGTCTGTGCAGTTCTTAGATCCACCTTAGCTGTTATTTATGGAAAAGTGTCAGCTATGCATGACTGATGCAACTCTTCTCACACTTTACCAGGTCAGATTGAACTTTACACACACCTCCCTGTGATGAGGCAACTGGTGGAACAGCTCCAGCAGTGGGAGTTTCGGGTTTGCGGGGTCTTTTTGGTTGATTCACAGTTTATGGTCGAGTCTTTTAAGGTAACTTCCTCTGTggtcttttttcttgtttttcttttttgctgaaGCAATATTCAAATGAACCTACCTTACTTTCAATATGcactgatgtttctgttgtcttGCACTGAAGTTCATCTCTGGAGTTATGGCGGCCCTCAGTGCAATGGTGTCATTAGAAATTCCTCAAGTAAATGTCATGACAAAAATGGACCTGCTTGCTCCAAAAGCTAAGAAGGAAATTGAAAAGTAAGTTAGTAAGAATTAAACACTGAATGCTTGCCAACTTCAGtgatgctgcattttatttatcagattTACGACAGTACATTATCTGCTTTGTTATGAACCTTCCTGATCCTTCTCTTCATactgagttttaaaatattttgttatatatttaCAAGGTACTTGGATCCAGACATGTACTCCATGATGGAAGATAACTCTGACACTTTCAGAAGCAAGAAGTTCAAAAAGCTTACTAAAGCAATTTGTGGTTTGGTAAGTAGAGTCCTAGTTTTGGTGTTTAATGAGATTCTTGTAGTTTATATTCAGAAAACTAAGATTGTTTATGTCTCCAGATAGATGACTACAGCATGGTAAGATTCCTGCCTTTTGACCGTACAGATGAGGAGGGGATAAACATAGTTCTGCAGCACATTGACTTCTCCATACAGTATGGAGAGGACCTGGAGGTTAAGGAGCCTAaggtaaaatgacaaaacaaaacattggatGCTTACTGAAACTGAATAATTATTACACAGTTCCTTGCAATAGCGCTTTGGATCAGTGTCACTGTGCAGTGATGTTTGCTCCAGAACAATATAGAATTCACAGCCTTTGAGCTTTTAACATTTGTGTCCAAAGGCAGTAGACCAAGGCAAAGTAGTATATTAATTTGGAACGAAAAAAGAATGCATGGTTCTGAAACTTTCAAGTGTTGCGTTTTCTTAAAGGtttgccctgtatttagcttcatccatcttccCTTCAAACATGGTATTTTGTATTTAGGCTA contains:
- the rnf170 gene encoding E3 ubiquitin-protein ligase RNF170 isoform X1, which codes for MEDGQGGDLDYLIQDEDTIIEGVSNQVLFVVVVSFTFLAGIFTLLCRQEEQNIHPENQEHVRAVRQQLQTEQDENPQAEARQQYYTDMSCPVCLQQAVLPVETNCGHLFCGSCLIAYWRYGTWLGVINCPICRQMVTLLFPLFHEHAAPQRVQDGEAEPQLILRDINDYNRRFSGQPRSLMDRLRDVPTLLRHAFREMFSVGGLFWMFRIRILLCLVGAITYLASPLDVLPEALFGLLGFMDDFFVILLLFVYISIMYREVVTQRLNG
- the gpn3 gene encoding GPN-loop GTPase 3; its protein translation is MPRYAQLVMGPAGSGKSTYCSTMVQHAESLNRSVHVVNLDPAAEYFNYPVMADIRELIQVDDVMEDNSLRFGPNGGLVFCMEYFANNFDWLEESLGHVEDDYILFDCPGQIELYTHLPVMRQLVEQLQQWEFRVCGVFLVDSQFMVESFKFISGVMAALSAMVSLEIPQVNVMTKMDLLAPKAKKEIEKYLDPDMYSMMEDNSDTFRSKKFKKLTKAICGLIDDYSMVRFLPFDRTDEEGINIVLQHIDFSIQYGEDLEVKEPKEVDEEQSNLNYDEIFQDKVSS
- the rnf170 gene encoding E3 ubiquitin-protein ligase RNF170 isoform X2; translated protein: MSCPVCLQQAVLPVETNCGHLFCGSCLIAYWRYGTWLGVINCPICRQMVTLLFPLFHEHAAPQRVQDGEAEPQLILRDINDYNRRFSGQPRSLMDRLRDVPTLLRHAFREMFSVGGLFWMFRIRILLCLVGAITYLASPLDVLPEALFGLLGFMDDFFVILLLFVYISIMYREVVTQRLNG